The following proteins are encoded in a genomic region of Streptococcus gwangjuense:
- the recU gene encoding Holliday junction resolvase RecU — MVNYPHKISSKKSQTSISQPKNFANRGMTFEKMINATNDYYLTHGMAVIHKKPTPVQIVRVDYPQRSRAKIVEAYFRQASTTDYSGVYRGYYIDFEAKETRQKNAIPMKNFHLHQIQHMEQVLEQQGICFVLLHFSSQQETYLLPALDLIRFYHQDKGQKSMPLGYIQEYGYLVEQGAFPQIPYLDIIKEHLLGGKTR; from the coding sequence ATGGTCAACTATCCTCATAAAATTTCATCGAAAAAAAGCCAAACATCCATTTCTCAACCAAAAAATTTCGCAAATCGAGGAATGACTTTTGAAAAGATGATTAACGCTACCAACGACTACTATCTAACGCATGGCATGGCAGTTATCCATAAAAAGCCAACGCCTGTTCAGATCGTTCGAGTAGACTATCCTCAACGTAGTCGGGCCAAAATTGTAGAAGCCTATTTTAGACAAGCTTCCACAACAGATTACTCTGGCGTGTATAGAGGATATTACATTGACTTTGAAGCTAAAGAAACGCGACAAAAGAATGCTATCCCAATGAAGAACTTCCATCTTCACCAGATTCAACATATGGAACAAGTTCTAGAACAGCAGGGCATTTGCTTCGTACTGCTTCATTTTTCTTCTCAACAAGAAACTTATTTGTTGCCGGCACTTGATTTAATTCGCTTTTATCATCAAGATAAGGGGCAGAAATCAATGCCACTTGGATATATTCAAGAATATGGATATTTGGTTGAGCAAGGAGCTTTCCCTCAAATTCCCTATCTCGATATTATCAAAGAACATTTACTAGGTGGTAAAACAAGATGA
- the pbp1a gene encoding penicillin-binding protein PBP1A, translating to MNKQTILRFLKYIGITFLTLFIALFLLGGGLFLYFVSKAPALSESKLVATTSSKIYDNKNELIADLGSERRVNAQSNEIPTDLVKAIVSIEDHRFFDHRGVDTIRIMGAALRNLQGKGGLQGASTLTQQLIKLTYFSTSTADQTLSRKAQEAWLAVQLEQKATKQEILTYYINKVYMSNGNYGMQTAAENYYGKDLKDLSLPQLALLAGMPQAPNQYDPYSHPEAALERRNLVLSEMKGQKYISAEDYEKAINTPITDGLQSLKSANSYPAYMDNYLKEVIDQVEQETGYNLLTTGMEVYTNVDKDIQQRLWDVYNTDQYVTYPDDDMQVASTIVDVSNGNVIAQLGARHQASNVSFGTNQAVETNRDWGSTMKPITDYAPALEFDIYDSTATIVRDIPYNYPGTNTPVYNWDRGYFGNITLQYALQQSRNVPAVETLNKVGLNRAKTFLNGLGIDYPDMHYSNAISSNTTESNKQYGASSEKMAVAYAAFANGGIYHKPMYINKVVFSDGSEKEFSDPGTRAMKETTAYMMTEMMKTVLTSGTGFNAYISWLPQAGKTGTSNYSDEEIENHIKSSQLVAPDEMFVGYTRKYSMAVWTGYSNRLTPVIGNGFTVASAVYRSMMTYLSEDDHPGDWNMPEGLYRSGEYVFKNGARPTWTAPATQQSSTSAPASQTPETSTSQSSVTTPNTNTNPNANTATPNAGTNENTVTQQPSTNQGQPNQNPQPAQQ from the coding sequence ATGAATAAACAAACTATTCTGCGGTTCTTAAAGTATATTGGAATTACATTCCTCACCTTATTTATCGCACTATTTCTATTAGGTGGAGGTCTTTTCCTCTACTTTGTTAGCAAGGCCCCAGCCTTATCTGAAAGTAAATTAGTTGCGACAACCTCTAGCAAGATTTATGACAATAAAAACGAACTGATTGCTGACTTGGGATCTGAACGTCGTGTAAATGCTCAATCCAATGAAATCCCTACGGATTTGGTCAAGGCTATCGTATCTATCGAAGACCACCGTTTCTTTGATCATAGAGGTGTTGATACCATTCGTATCATGGGGGCAGCATTGAGAAACCTCCAAGGGAAAGGAGGGCTACAAGGGGCTTCGACCTTGACTCAGCAATTGATTAAATTAACTTATTTCTCTACTTCAACTGCTGATCAAACTTTGTCACGTAAAGCCCAAGAAGCTTGGCTGGCCGTTCAACTAGAACAAAAAGCAACCAAGCAAGAAATCCTGACCTACTACATCAACAAAGTCTACATGTCTAACGGTAACTATGGAATGCAAACCGCAGCCGAAAATTACTATGGAAAAGACTTGAAGGATTTAAGCTTACCACAGTTAGCACTCCTAGCCGGAATGCCTCAAGCACCAAACCAATATGATCCATATTCCCACCCAGAAGCTGCTCTAGAGCGTCGGAACTTAGTACTTTCAGAAATGAAGGGACAGAAATATATCAGTGCAGAAGATTACGAAAAAGCTATTAATACGCCTATCACTGATGGACTTCAAAGCTTGAAGTCAGCCAATAGTTACCCTGCCTATATGGACAACTATCTCAAAGAAGTAATCGACCAAGTCGAACAAGAAACGGGCTACAACCTTCTTACCACAGGTATGGAAGTCTATACTAATGTCGACAAAGATATCCAACAACGACTCTGGGATGTTTATAACACCGACCAATATGTCACTTATCCTGATGATGACATGCAAGTAGCTTCGACTATTGTGGATGTATCTAATGGTAACGTTATTGCACAACTTGGTGCTCGTCATCAAGCAAGCAATGTTTCATTCGGCACCAACCAGGCTGTGGAGACCAATCGCGACTGGGGATCAACAATGAAACCCATCACTGATTATGCTCCTGCTTTGGAATTTGATATCTATGACTCAACCGCTACCATTGTACGCGATATTCCGTATAATTATCCTGGAACAAATACCCCTGTCTACAACTGGGATAGAGGATACTTCGGTAATATCACCCTGCAATATGCACTACAGCAATCTCGCAATGTTCCTGCTGTAGAAACACTCAACAAAGTTGGATTAAACCGTGCAAAAACCTTCTTAAATGGTTTAGGAATTGACTATCCAGATATGCATTATTCTAACGCCATATCAAGTAACACAACTGAGTCTAATAAACAATACGGCGCAAGTAGTGAAAAAATGGCTGTTGCTTATGCTGCATTTGCCAATGGTGGTATCTATCACAAACCGATGTACATTAATAAAGTTGTCTTTAGTGATGGTAGCGAAAAAGAATTTTCTGACCCTGGTACCAGAGCTATGAAAGAGACCACTGCTTACATGATGACAGAAATGATGAAAACAGTCTTGACCTCTGGAACTGGTTTTAATGCCTATATTTCATGGCTCCCTCAAGCCGGTAAGACAGGTACCTCTAACTATTCAGATGAAGAAATCGAAAATCATATTAAATCAAGTCAACTTGTTGCACCGGATGAAATGTTTGTCGGCTATACTCGTAAATATTCGATGGCCGTATGGACAGGTTACTCAAATCGTCTTACTCCAGTCATCGGCAATGGGTTCACAGTTGCTTCTGCAGTCTATCGTTCAATGATGACTTACCTATCAGAAGATGACCACCCAGGAGATTGGAATATGCCTGAGGGCTTATATAGGAGTGGAGAATATGTCTTTAAGAATGGAGCTCGTCCTACATGGACTGCTCCTGCTACTCAACAAAGTTCTACATCTGCTCCTGCGAGCCAGACTCCAGAGACTTCAACCTCTCAGTCAAGTGTAACGACACCAAACACAAACACAAATCCAAATGCAAATACAGCTACTCCCAATGCTGGAACCAATGAGAATACAGTAACACAACAACCAAGTACCAATCAAGGTCAGCCTAACCAAAATCCTCAACCAGCGCAACAATAA
- a CDS encoding SIALI-17 repeat-containing surface protein: MDRHFFERRCHYSIRKFAIGAASVMIGASIFGANVVQAAETVGTPEKEGTITQAQPLDKLPDDLAAALKKAESEATADAGHEENHENTAGTSPAASEETSPATIPTAPKPAETLKPVETPKADSKPVEPATPTIKPVEKQIEDREDRNHLEGVTVQVNDSETGTPYTADKAVDGNPDTRWATNQNIDKPTFELTLPKTTLIRHVEIDWDRRVRKGQNDPNIKSWSLYYAGQDDVNASGEKQWKLAHTKTGEPVLDEKVDLANSIQAKYLKLEINDYQAGTMGWRNVGIQEIRAYSNIPDPTKVTDIRQVTELTVAKDGQSLVLPTLPGKVSLIGSNKQGVIDLQNHIYKPLTDQRVKVMVEQIKDSHTFTKEFEVVIKGLHQDEGVGIKPKVAPAVQQWYGKEGQSSITSDTVLATGDSGFEQAATFYQSDLASRGLELATGDKQAQKRIEFKKVENKGYGKEGYGITIQDGVITIEAATNTGAFYATRTLLQMGESNFQNGEIRDFPSFSHRGFMLDTGRKFIPYDTLVDIMLNMAYYKMNDLQLHLNDNYIFLKEHLAGKNLTQEEELKYVLEHAKTGFRVETDIVGKNGQKLTSDEHYTKEEMQNLIKLAKALHINLVPEIDTPGHALSFVKVRPDLMYQGSLSDYRGKHNVERVAMLDLDNKYDETLAFVKSVYDKLLDGPDAPLHGVSTVHIGTDEYYGSRESYRRYVNDLIKYIKGKGYTPRIWGSLSAKRGKTAVDWKDVEVDIWSIGWQQPKEAIAQGAKIINITDIPTYSVPNGDNRQTAYGDYANYETQYNRWTPNDFRTGHGPLLEASNPNVIGGGHAVWNDNIDLHETGLTSYDIFKRFFKSMQTTAERTWGSDRAAATFAERTLPTSPYAPQSNPEKEIDQSDLFTINPETVKNYASKKVKTSEQGLAFEKDSSIEGLAGDVGPSHVLKFDVTVTGDGEQTFSTSGDNRIYLADKDGYLAYQFEQFHIQFKKKLEKNKRYQISIVTKPQSTEFYVDGEKIERIANPAHPRFAHNSLVLPLESIGGFKGILHSAELSDKPFVNPRLIPTDHFTVSATSQETPGTATEGVVEKAFDNDPNTFWHTKWTGDTAPYTLSMTLKEAEKVNGLTYLPRPGGGNGVVTRYEIYAQKDGKMVKVSEGNWDNNAQEKTVNFTAVHTNKIELKVLSGVGGFASAAEVHLLKPIKEEQETPEPEQPSTPETPKVEQTGDGTVELADQFTASKPAREDSIVAASKSADYLKKEYKVFPTPQKVTYGEGVTALRKQVNLVMGDQLDIYTRNRLKSVLQDNQVSYTTSKSAIAGATNIYLGVHGRGTQAEQNLSNVSAGLFDKIDAYALTIKDNSISIVGKDTDAVFYGLTTLKHMLKESQVPVLRNVTVEDYAEIKNRGFIEGYYGNPWSNADRAELMRFGGDLKLTQYFFAPKDDPYHNKKWRELYPEEKLAEIRELARVGNQSKTRYVWTIHPFMNNRIRFGNEAHYQEDLATIKAKFTQLMKVGVREFGILADDAPSPVGGYNSYNRLMQDMTNWLTEMQGTYSGLRKEMIFVPGQYWGNGREAELKSLNENLPSSTSMTLTGGKIWGEVSESFLSTLKNNLTAGGKTYRPVSLWVNWPVTDNSKQHLILGGGEKFLHPNVDPSLLSGIMLNPMQQSEPSKIALFAGAQYTWKQWKSEEEAKKLNDIAFNFVENGHFEDSKVSAAFRELGKHMINQNMDGRVVKLEESVELAPKLTDFMTKLKAGQDVTAERATLRAEFAKIKEAAELYKASGDQKMVAQIHYWLDNAIDQMNALDAFLTGTEAMATNDAAKLWDSYYKGLKLYEQSQTHTFHYVDHLEKAELGVQHIRPFILSLKEVLASEVQKVLYPDQIISTFITNRTGVEGGLAEVTDGDLATHALIKSPNSIKTGDYIGMKFNKPVDIQTLTFAMGTQANPHDTFSKAEVQYLDENDNWVTLKEPSYVGNESLLKFENLHIKAKAVRMVATEDRDDTWFAVREIAVNRPVENARKQQTATISLSSNLVYKLRTSASQITDGKDNTEAMMANADGSNTTPVDAWAQLDLGEVKSVTKVRLRQGTGDKLTAGVLEYSTDGSAWQELDRLSGEQTKEVTRAINARYIRVRNTKASDLWWRIQDFSVETRSGNSDLTDTNVDALKETPVVDSLGSYELQIPAGTKLPANSYLGMKLDRIHQVKSIQLQGQANPALSLEYSVNAQEWTPASQLTDRSVATHLVRYVRLVNKTDQEQAVPSTSLLVTTKEVQPTTLESTTMGIHPTYGSNDVRKINNLDQLFDGVYNNFVEFSDYAHKDGHVTLKLGSERTIKKIRAYIQDGTQNYLRDGKIQVSQDGKTWTDVVTVGDGVANSTHDDSLTDGWTHDSKMPGNRYIEGELTTPVKANYLRVLYTADYDARFVGFTELVINDGEFVKSINDPTVEGNGGESRGNFYTNLVDGKVLTSYKAENDKGEMVYHLSEPTNANHLRLVSSLPEGAKARVQARTLKDGQENWIDLGAITSNLQTFAIRNGGSLLDVKLVWEGGKAEFYELASFYQELTEEPVQSSKGEEPAPVLEVPEFTGGVNAVEALVHELPAYTGPLSTVGDQAAPTVEKPEFQGGVNAVEALVHELPAYTGPLSTVGDQAAPTVEKPEFKGGVNSVMALKHELPEYTGPLSTVGDQPAPTVEKPEFQGGVNSVMALKHELPAYTGPLSTAGDQPAPTVEKPEFKLSSLEKSQTPEAPVQVAKEDKRLPETGEKQSETAIFLASVGLVLSAIFVAKSKKD, encoded by the coding sequence ATGGATAGACATTTTTTTGAAAGACGCTGTCACTATAGTATTCGAAAATTTGCAATTGGTGCAGCCTCTGTAATGATCGGTGCTAGTATCTTTGGTGCAAATGTAGTGCAAGCTGCAGAGACAGTTGGAACACCTGAGAAAGAAGGAACAATTACACAAGCTCAACCACTAGACAAGTTGCCGGACGATTTAGCAGCTGCTTTAAAGAAAGCTGAATCAGAGGCAACGGCAGATGCAGGTCATGAAGAAAATCATGAAAATACTGCAGGAACAAGTCCTGCAGCAAGTGAAGAAACAAGCCCAGCAACAATTCCAACAGCTCCCAAACCAGCTGAGACTCTGAAGCCGGTTGAAACACCAAAAGCAGATTCTAAACCTGTAGAACCAGCTACACCTACAATCAAACCAGTTGAAAAGCAAATTGAAGATAGAGAAGATCGTAACCACTTAGAAGGTGTTACTGTTCAAGTAAACGACTCAGAAACTGGTACTCCTTATACTGCTGACAAGGCAGTGGACGGTAATCCTGATACTCGCTGGGCAACAAATCAAAATATTGACAAACCAACTTTCGAATTAACTCTTCCCAAGACTACACTTATTAGACATGTGGAAATTGATTGGGATCGCCGTGTCCGTAAGGGACAAAATGATCCAAATATCAAATCTTGGAGCCTCTACTATGCAGGTCAAGATGATGTAAATGCTAGTGGAGAAAAACAATGGAAGCTAGCTCATACCAAGACTGGAGAACCTGTTTTAGATGAGAAAGTTGACTTAGCCAATAGTATTCAAGCTAAATATCTCAAGTTAGAAATCAATGACTATCAAGCGGGCACAATGGGCTGGAGAAACGTTGGTATTCAAGAAATTCGAGCTTATTCGAATATCCCTGATCCAACTAAAGTGACAGATATTCGCCAAGTTACGGAATTGACAGTCGCTAAGGATGGACAATCTTTAGTACTTCCAACTTTACCAGGAAAAGTCAGTCTTATCGGTAGCAACAAACAAGGTGTGATTGACCTTCAAAATCACATTTATAAGCCTCTGACTGATCAACGCGTTAAGGTTATGGTAGAGCAAATTAAAGATTCACATACCTTTACTAAAGAATTTGAAGTAGTCATCAAGGGGCTACATCAGGACGAAGGTGTGGGTATCAAACCAAAAGTAGCACCAGCTGTTCAACAATGGTATGGAAAAGAAGGTCAATCTTCTATCACTTCAGATACAGTTCTTGCGACGGGGGATTCCGGCTTTGAACAAGCAGCAACCTTCTACCAGTCAGACCTTGCAAGTCGTGGATTGGAACTTGCGACAGGTGACAAGCAGGCTCAAAAACGAATTGAATTTAAAAAAGTTGAAAATAAGGGTTATGGTAAGGAAGGTTATGGAATCACTATCCAAGATGGTGTCATTACCATCGAAGCTGCAACAAACACAGGAGCCTTCTACGCCACTCGTACTCTTCTTCAAATGGGGGAAAGCAATTTCCAAAATGGAGAAATTCGTGATTTCCCAAGTTTCAGTCACCGTGGCTTTATGCTAGATACAGGTCGTAAATTTATTCCTTATGACACCCTTGTAGACATCATGCTCAATATGGCTTACTACAAGATGAACGACTTGCAGTTGCATCTCAACGATAACTATATCTTCCTAAAGGAACACTTGGCAGGTAAGAATCTAACACAAGAAGAAGAGCTTAAGTATGTTCTAGAACATGCTAAGACAGGTTTCCGTGTAGAGACAGATATTGTCGGTAAGAATGGTCAAAAATTAACATCAGACGAGCACTATACTAAAGAAGAGATGCAAAATCTGATTAAACTTGCTAAGGCCTTGCATATCAATCTAGTTCCAGAAATTGACACGCCAGGTCATGCTCTGTCATTTGTTAAAGTCCGTCCAGACCTCATGTATCAAGGTAGCCTGAGCGATTACAGAGGTAAACATAACGTAGAGCGCGTAGCCATGCTCGATCTAGATAATAAATACGATGAAACTCTGGCTTTTGTCAAATCAGTTTATGACAAACTTCTTGATGGTCCAGATGCACCACTTCATGGGGTATCTACTGTTCATATCGGAACGGATGAATACTACGGAAGTAGAGAAAGCTATCGTCGTTATGTCAATGATCTTATTAAATACATTAAAGGGAAAGGCTATACACCTCGTATTTGGGGATCGCTCAGTGCGAAACGAGGTAAAACAGCGGTTGATTGGAAAGATGTAGAAGTTGATATTTGGAGTATCGGTTGGCAGCAACCAAAAGAAGCTATTGCTCAGGGAGCTAAGATTATCAACATAACAGATATTCCAACTTATAGTGTACCAAATGGTGATAATCGTCAAACAGCTTATGGGGACTATGCTAACTATGAAACACAATACAATAGGTGGACACCAAATGATTTCCGAACAGGTCATGGTCCACTTCTAGAAGCATCAAATCCAAATGTAATTGGTGGTGGCCACGCAGTTTGGAATGACAATATTGATCTTCATGAGACAGGTTTGACATCTTATGATATCTTTAAACGCTTCTTTAAGAGCATGCAAACAACTGCAGAGCGCACTTGGGGATCTGACCGTGCGGCTGCGACCTTTGCAGAACGTACCCTACCAACGAGCCCTTATGCGCCACAGTCAAATCCTGAAAAAGAGATTGATCAAAGTGATTTGTTTACCATCAATCCTGAAACAGTGAAGAACTATGCAAGCAAGAAGGTGAAGACAAGCGAGCAAGGATTGGCTTTTGAGAAAGATAGCAGTATTGAAGGCCTGGCAGGTGATGTTGGTCCAAGTCATGTCTTGAAGTTTGATGTAACTGTCACTGGAGACGGTGAACAAACCTTCTCAACAAGTGGAGACAACCGTATCTATCTAGCTGATAAAGACGGCTATCTTGCTTATCAATTTGAACAGTTCCATATCCAGTTCAAGAAAAAACTTGAAAAGAACAAACGTTATCAAATCTCTATCGTGACCAAACCACAATCAACGGAATTCTATGTGGATGGTGAGAAGATTGAACGTATCGCAAATCCAGCTCACCCTCGCTTTGCTCACAATAGCTTGGTTCTACCGCTTGAAAGCATCGGTGGGTTCAAAGGAATTTTACATAGTGCAGAGCTGTCAGATAAACCATTTGTAAATCCTCGTTTGATTCCAACAGATCATTTCACAGTTTCTGCAACTAGTCAAGAAACACCAGGAACAGCGACTGAAGGAGTTGTTGAAAAAGCCTTTGACAATGATCCAAATACCTTCTGGCATACTAAATGGACTGGTGATACTGCTCCGTACACTCTTTCTATGACCTTGAAAGAAGCAGAAAAAGTCAATGGTTTGACTTATCTCCCACGTCCAGGTGGTGGAAATGGAGTCGTGACTCGCTACGAAATCTACGCACAAAAAGATGGTAAAATGGTCAAGGTTTCAGAAGGAAACTGGGACAACAACGCTCAAGAAAAAACAGTCAACTTTACGGCGGTTCATACCAACAAGATTGAGTTGAAAGTTCTATCAGGAGTTGGGGGCTTTGCAAGTGCAGCTGAAGTTCATCTATTGAAGCCTATCAAAGAGGAACAAGAAACACCAGAACCAGAACAACCATCTACACCTGAAACTCCAAAAGTCGAGCAAACAGGTGATGGAACAGTTGAACTAGCGGATCAATTCACAGCAAGCAAACCAGCTAGAGAAGACAGCATTGTGGCTGCCAGCAAGAGCGCAGACTATCTCAAGAAAGAGTACAAGGTTTTCCCAACTCCACAAAAAGTGACTTATGGAGAAGGAGTAACAGCTCTTCGTAAGCAAGTCAATCTGGTAATGGGAGATCAACTCGATATCTATACTCGTAATCGCTTGAAGAGTGTTTTGCAGGACAATCAAGTATCCTACACTACTAGTAAATCAGCAATTGCTGGCGCAACTAATATCTATCTTGGAGTACATGGACGAGGAACACAAGCAGAACAAAACTTATCTAACGTTTCAGCAGGTCTCTTTGATAAGATTGATGCCTATGCTCTGACCATCAAGGACAACTCAATTTCCATCGTCGGAAAAGACACAGATGCGGTCTTCTATGGTTTGACAACCTTGAAACATATGCTCAAGGAAAGTCAAGTTCCAGTTCTTCGCAATGTGACAGTGGAAGATTACGCTGAAATCAAGAATCGTGGTTTCATCGAAGGTTACTATGGAAATCCATGGTCTAATGCAGATCGTGCTGAACTCATGCGTTTTGGTGGCGATTTGAAATTGACCCAATACTTCTTCGCACCAAAAGATGATCCATATCACAACAAGAAATGGCGTGAACTTTACCCAGAAGAAAAACTAGCTGAAATTCGTGAACTTGCTCGCGTCGGAAATCAAAGTAAAACTCGCTATGTTTGGACCATTCATCCATTCATGAACAACCGTATCCGATTTGGTAATGAAGCGCATTACCAAGAAGACTTGGCAACCATCAAGGCTAAATTTACTCAGTTGATGAAAGTGGGTGTCCGTGAATTTGGTATTCTAGCCGATGATGCACCAAGCCCAGTTGGAGGCTACAATAGCTACAACCGCTTGATGCAGGATATGACCAACTGGTTGACAGAAATGCAAGGAACTTATAGCGGTCTTCGCAAAGAAATGATCTTTGTTCCAGGTCAGTATTGGGGTAATGGGCGTGAAGCAGAGTTGAAATCTTTAAATGAAAATCTCCCAAGTTCAACCTCTATGACCTTGACGGGTGGTAAGATTTGGGGTGAAGTTTCTGAAAGCTTCCTCTCAACTCTCAAGAACAATCTAACTGCAGGTGGTAAGACTTATCGTCCAGTATCACTTTGGGTGAACTGGCCGGTTACAGATAATTCTAAACAACACTTGATTCTAGGTGGTGGTGAGAAATTCCTTCATCCGAATGTAGATCCAAGCTTGCTATCCGGTATCATGTTGAACCCAATGCAACAGTCTGAACCATCTAAGATTGCCCTCTTTGCTGGAGCTCAGTATACATGGAAACAGTGGAAATCAGAAGAAGAAGCTAAGAAACTCAATGACATTGCCTTCAACTTTGTTGAAAATGGTCATTTTGAAGATAGCAAGGTGTCAGCAGCCTTCCGCGAACTCGGTAAGCATATGATCAACCAAAACATGGATGGTCGTGTCGTTAAACTTGAAGAATCAGTTGAATTGGCTCCAAAATTAACAGACTTCATGACTAAGCTCAAAGCAGGTCAGGATGTAACTGCAGAACGTGCAACTTTGCGTGCAGAATTTGCCAAGATTAAAGAAGCGGCTGAACTTTATAAAGCATCAGGTGATCAAAAGATGGTTGCACAGATCCACTATTGGTTGGATAATGCAATCGACCAAATGAATGCCCTTGATGCCTTCCTAACAGGAACAGAGGCTATGGCTACAAATGATGCAGCCAAACTTTGGGATAGCTACTATAAAGGTTTGAAATTGTACGAACAGTCTCAAACTCATACCTTCCATTATGTAGACCATCTTGAAAAGGCTGAATTGGGTGTTCAACATATCCGTCCATTTATCCTATCTTTGAAAGAAGTTCTAGCGTCTGAAGTTCAAAAAGTCTTGTATCCAGATCAAATTATCAGCACCTTTATTACCAATCGAACAGGTGTAGAAGGTGGTTTGGCAGAAGTAACGGACGGTGACTTGGCAACTCATGCCTTGATTAAATCACCAAATAGTATCAAGACAGGTGATTATATCGGTATGAAATTTAACAAACCGGTAGATATCCAAACCTTGACCTTTGCTATGGGAACTCAGGCAAATCCACATGATACCTTTAGCAAGGCTGAAGTGCAGTATTTGGATGAAAATGATAACTGGGTAACCTTGAAAGAGCCAAGCTATGTCGGAAATGAATCTCTTCTTAAATTTGAGAATCTCCATATTAAGGCTAAGGCAGTTCGTATGGTTGCGACAGAAGATCGTGATGACACCTGGTTTGCAGTTCGCGAGATTGCAGTAAATCGTCCAGTAGAGAACGCTCGTAAACAACAAACTGCTACAATTAGCCTTAGCTCAAATCTAGTTTATAAATTGAGAACATCAGCAAGTCAAATTACTGATGGTAAAGATAATACAGAAGCTATGATGGCAAATGCTGACGGCAGCAATACGACTCCAGTAGATGCCTGGGCACAACTTGACCTAGGTGAAGTCAAGTCAGTTACTAAAGTTCGTCTTCGCCAAGGAACTGGCGATAAACTTACCGCAGGTGTACTTGAGTACTCTACAGATGGATCTGCATGGCAAGAGTTAGATCGCCTATCAGGAGAACAAACTAAGGAAGTGACTAGAGCTATCAATGCTCGTTACATCCGAGTACGTAATACCAAGGCAAGTGACCTTTGGTGGCGTATCCAAGACTTCTCTGTTGAGACACGTTCTGGAAATAGCGACTTAACAGACACCAACGTGGATGCCTTGAAGGAAACACCAGTAGTGGATAGCTTGGGCAGTTACGAACTTCAAATTCCAGCTGGAACCAAACTTCCTGCGAATAGCTATCTAGGTATGAAACTTGATCGAATCCATCAAGTCAAGAGCATCCAGCTCCAAGGCCAGGCCAACCCAGCCCTCAGTCTAGAGTACTCTGTAAATGCGCAAGAATGGACACCAGCTAGTCAGCTGACAGACAGATCTGTCGCAACCCACTTGGTACGTTATGTTCGTCTGGTTAATAAAACAGACCAAGAACAGGCTGTTCCATCTACTTCTCTTCTAGTAACTACCAAAGAAGTCCAACCAACAACACTAGAATCAACAACTATGGGTATTCATCCAACATACGGAAGCAATGATGTTCGTAAGATTAATAACCTCGATCAATTGTTTGATGGTGTGTACAACAACTTCGTTGAGTTTTCAGACTATGCCCATAAAGATGGACATGTAACCTTGAAACTTGGTAGCGAACGCACTATCAAGAAGATCAGAGCCTACATCCAAGACGGAACTCAAAACTATCTTCGTGATGGTAAAATCCAAGTCAGCCAAGACGGTAAAACTTGGACAGATGTTGTGACAGTGGGAGATGGTGTAGCCAATAGTACACACGATGATTCATTGACAGATGGTTGGACACATGATTCTAAGATGCCAGGAAATCGTTACATCGAGGGTGAATTGACAACACCAGTCAAAGCTAATTATCTTCGTGTCCTCTATACAGCTGACTATGATGCTCGTTTTGTAGGATTTACAGAATTGGTGATCAATGATGGCGAATTTGTCAAATCAATCAATGATCCAACTGTAGAAGGAAACGGTGGCGAAAGCCGAGGCAACTTCTATACTAATCTCGTAGATGGAAAAGTTTTGACTAGCTACAAGGCGGAAAATGATAAGGGTGAAATGGTTTATCACTTGTCAGAACCAACCAATGCCAACCATCTACGCCTTGTTTCAAGCCTTCCTGAAGGAGCGAAAGCACGAGTTCAAGCGAGAACACTTAAGGATGGACAAGAAAATTGGATAGATCTTGGTGCCATTACATCTAATCTCCAAACCTTTGCTATCCGAAATGGTGGTTCTCTTCTAGATGTTAAACTGGTCTGGGAAGGTGGCAAGGCTGAGTTTTATGAATTGGCGAGCTTCTATCAAGAATTGACGGAAGAACCTGTTCAATCGAGCAAGGGTGAAGAACCAGCACCAGTGCTTGAGGTACCTGAATTTACAGGTGGTGTGAATGCAGTTGAAGCCTTGGTACATGAGCTTCCAGCCTACACAGGTCCATTGTCAACCGTAGGTGACCAAGCTGCACCGACAGTAGAGAAACCAGAGTTTCAGGGTGGTGTGAATGCAGTTGAAGCTTTGGTACATGAGCTACCAGCTTATACAGGCCCATTGTCAACCGTAGGTGACCAAGCCGCTCCAACAGTAGAGAAACCAGAGTTCAAGGGTGGAGTCAACTCCGTTATGGCCTTGAAACACGAACTACCAGAGTACACAGGTCCATTGTCAACCGTAGGCGATCAACCAGCTCCGACAGTAGAGAAACCAGAGTTCCAGGGTGGAGTTAACTCCGTTATGGCCTTGAAACATGAGCTACCAGCCTACACAGGCCCATTGTCAACCGCAGGTGACCAACCAGCTCCGACAGTAGAAAAACCAGAATTTAAGCTAAGTTCGTTAGAAAAATCTCAGACTCCAGAAGCACCAGTTCAAGTTGCCAAGGAAGACAAGAGATTGCCAGAGACTGGTGAAAAACAGTCAGAAACAGCTATTTTCTTGGCAAGCGTTGGACTAGTCTTATCTGCTATCTTTGTAGCAAAAAGCAAAAAAGATTAG